The following coding sequences lie in one Hoplias malabaricus isolate fHopMal1 chromosome 14, fHopMal1.hap1, whole genome shotgun sequence genomic window:
- the LOC136666266 gene encoding Fc receptor-like protein 5, whose product MHHPTPAFIIPPLPPLQPQLHVSDLPSCGHVSCPALWALNMVFSLHGFLIADSFSFHPPTPCCFIPPSTPAAALCIILSSSHPLYMLLLRACLLPGPLGILCSTTADPHPDSSAAVLLPPSDFQFVLFSDAVVDYRTRPSSVLPCCSHSAASSPHFLLLHYSESLTFQHTLSPNVDLHPNHLPLVVSLHLASSFTALLSHATDLRPNPTALRPHRPPPTSQVALSSQKRLWTLIHMPFPHKQTAPCVHLKKQPTLSSNIKGDLLTGNSMTLTCTLGQSDGWTFYWSRDTQSPEINSSSSIYTISSVSVSDRGQYRCRAGRGDPVYYTHPSDALWVTINESPKHVLSITPDKEVFNGETVTLRCATFIRAGEDNVWTYIWYKDGNLYPDRTKQEITILSVTESDSGEYACKMKSRYNSQTSEISDAVTLTVSGEAQAVLSVSPQSWLTEGDSVTLSCEVNISSKGWTFSWYRAVPYRQGLTQFTDVHGKVVYSVELLSDSRRGAGGSYTLSPAALYHTGVYVCGAERGEPAFLTQYSSPQPLWITGKSPPVSLIISPSRIQHFTDDSLSLSCGGQRDSAGWRVRRYTYKEVSDCSSTAGFTCNIRFLSTSHSGVYWCQSESGESSDPVNITVRYGAVILESPVHSVTEGDSLTLHCLNRSKSSSLLPADFYKNGVLLQKQTTGEMTIHKVSKSHEGLYHCKHPGKGESLWSRISVRGVSGSGSPSSVLRVLSSLMAVTPYLIITIVLGVKYYRARVKPEEGNRPYAVVEAVTSV is encoded by the exons ATGCATCATCCTACCCCtgccttcatcatcccacctcttcccccgttgcagccgcagctgcatGTCTCAGACCTTCCTTCCTGTGGGCATGtgtcctgtccagcgctctgggcactcAACATGGTCTTCTCACTGCATGGGTTCCTCATTGctgattcattttcatttcacccacccaccccctgTTGCTTCATCCCACCCTCTAcccctgctgctgctctatgcATCATACTTTCCAGCTCGCACCCCCTCTACATGTTGCTGTTGCGGGCCTGCCTCCTGCCTGGCCCTCTGGGCATTCTATGCA gtACTACTGCAGACCCtcatcctgactcctctgctgctgtgctTCTCCCACCCTCCGACTTCCAGTTTGTACTCTTTTCAGATGCTGTTGTGGACTATCGTACCAGACCCTCATCTGTGCTgccttgctgctcacactctGCAGCTTCTAGCCCCCACTTTTTGCTGCTGCACTACTCAGAGTCTCTGACTTTCCAG cacaccctctctcctaatgtggaccttcatcctaatcACCTTCCCCTTGTGGTTTCGCTGCATcttgcctcttcctttacagccctcctATCTCATGCCACAGACCTTCGTCCCAACCCCACAGCTTTGCGACCGCACCGCCCACCTCCAACTTCACAGGTTGCACTCTCTTCTCAGAAACGGCTGTGGACGCTCATCCATATGCCTTTCCCTCACAAACAAACGgcaccctgtgtccact TAAAGAAGCAACCTACGTTGTCTTCAAACATTAAAGGAGATTTATTGACCGGAAACTCCATGACTCTGACCTGTACACTGGGTCAGTCTGATGGATGGACGTTCTACTGgtccagagacacacagagtccTGAGATCaactccagctcctccatctACACCATCAGCTCAGTTAGTGTCTCTGATAGAGGTCAGTACAGGTGCAGAGCTGGCAGAGGAGACCCAGTCTACTACACACACCCCAGTGATGCACTCTGGGTAACCATCAATG AGAGTCCTAAACATGTGTTGTCTATAACGCCTGATAAAGAGGTGTTCAATGGAGAGACTGTCACTTTGAGATGTGCCACTTTTATAAGGGCAGGAGAAGACAATGTGTGGACTTACATCTGGTATAAAGATGGCAATCTGTACCCTGACAGAACAAAACAGGAGATAACTATCCTCTCTGTTACGGAGTCTGACAGTGGTGAATACGCCTGCAAAATGAAAAGCAGATATAATTCTCAAACGTCAGAGATCAGTGAtgctgttacactgactgtgtctg GTGAAGCCCAGGCAGTATTGAGTGTGTCTCCACAGAGCTGGCTGACTGAAGGAGACTCAGTGACTCTAAGCTGTGAGGTTAATATCTCCTCTAAAGGCTGGACGTTCAGCTGGTACAGAGCTGTTCCCTACAGACAAGGTTTAACCCAGTTTACAGATGTTCATGGTAAAGTGGTGTATTCTGTAGAGCTCCTGTCAGACAGCagaagaggagctggaggctcCTACACTCTCAGTCCTGCTGCTCTGTATCACACAGGAGTTTATGtgtgtggagcagagagaggagaaccAGCCTTTCTCACACAGTACAGCAGTCCACAGCCGCTATGGATCACTG GTAAAtctcctccagtgtctctgatCATCAGTCCCAGCAGAATTCAACACTTTACAGatgactctctctcactgagctgTGGGGGACAGAGAGATTCTGCTGGATGGAGAGTGAGACGATACACATACAAAGAGGTTTCAGACTGTTCATCAACTGCAGGGTTTACCTGCAACATCAGATTCCTTTCCACATCACACTCTGGAGTTTACTGGTGTCAGTCTGAATCTGGAGAGAGCAGTGATCCTGTCAACATCACAGTGCGAT ATGGTGCTGTAATTCTGGAGAGTCCTGTTCACTCTGTGactgagggagattctctgacTCTCCACTGTTTAAATCGCTCCAAAAGCTCCTCACTCCTCCCAGCTGATTTCTATAAAAATGGAGTACTTCTCCAGAAGCAGACGACAGGAGAGATGACCATCCATAAAGTCTCAAAGTCCCATGAAGGTCTCTACCACTGTAAACACCCAGGGAAAGGAGAGTCTCTATGGAGCCGGATCTCAGTCAGAG gtgtgtctggTTCAGGATCTCCATCCTCAGTTCTCAGAGTGCTCAGTAGTCTCATGGCAGTGACTCCTTATTTGATAATCACCATTGTGCTGGGGGTGAAATATTACAGAGCTCGAG ttaaacctGAGGAGGGGAACAGACCATATGCAGTAGTAGAAGCTGTAACATCTGTCTGa